GAGTTGACTGTCGACTCGAAGGAAAGGAGGGGTACCTGCAGGCTGCAGAAAACCATCCAACGCTCAAGTTAGAAACTATTTGAGTCGTGTGTAATAGAAAGAGTCATAATCAGATATCTTGGTCATCGTgccccctatttataggtgagAGAGTGTTGCACCACAAGTCGCTTTTAATATCGCCTATTACTTGTACTTATTATCGTCATCATGCCGCGTTAATTACCTGATTTATGATCGTCATCATGCCGCGTTATTTATGATCGTCATCATGTCGCGTTATTATGATCGCCATCATGCCGCGTTATTATAATCGTTATCATGTAGTGTTTAATAGCCTCCTTCATTGCAGTATTAACAATGGTAGTTATCATCGTATTCATGATCGCTGTTACTGGCATATTTGTAGCGAAGTTTAATCATGATGGTGGTGAGTCAAAGTTGTTGACTACCCCCACACAGAACAATAATAAAAATCAACTTTCCATATTTTTTTCTCAGCACAGAACTCTCCCATTCTTTAGAAATGAGTGCCCTACTGCTCTTGGTAAAGAGTGATTTTTGTGCAACAACTCTAGTATTGTCCTATCTTACGCTTTTTCTACAAAGTCAAAACTACATTAACTTTCATCTCCTTCATGTCAACTTTTGCAACTACGCataggattcaaatttgctcaccactacCACCATTCAATataaaactgtcatgtgttataaaacataattatagttaattatgatgttttattaaacaaataaattttaagtattaaattaattatatatgatGTGACAAGTTTTAATTAGATAATGATATcactacaaaataaaaatggtgagcaaatttgaatccatacACGCATAGATcccttctcatttttttttccttgtcatATTTCTTTAACAACCATCTTTGATCAATATATAATAGTGGCCAGTCAACTTTCTCGTATGATTCAACAAATAAGTGCACTACAAGTCTAGAGCGAAAATTACAACACGTGATGAACTCCTAGTATATGGCGGTCATCGTCTCGCGGTCTCGCGTCTCGCCCTTTATCATTATATGTCTGTCCTGTTTTTGCTGGTGGGAATAATAAATTGGTAAGCCAGCGATCAGCAGAAGAATACAGTATTAAAAAATGACTTTTGGTACCCAAACGAGAAGACCCATTAGAAAATGGCTCGCCCTGGGCTTCAACTCCAACACTAAATTGTCTTAATAAATTAAATCTTAATTAGTTATATATATCGACTTCTGTCTTTGAACATTTGATCAGATTTGCTGCATCTTCAATTCTTCATGGCTTCATCTGCAAAGTTCCAAAATAATTGCCCGCTTCAGCTTAATGATTCGGTACAAGTGGAGATGGGTGAAGTGTCTATTGACCATGCAAGGTAAGTTTATTCCAGTCTGAGACCATTTCTCTTGGCTaaattttaaacaaataaatcagACCTGCTCttcaatttttcctttttttgtgcATCAAAAGTTCAACCGATAAAAAAAGATAGTATGTGATCGATTTTGGCATTCTGCATGCACGCAGTATGAGCTTCTATCAGTAGTCTAATTCAGTTTCTGTTTGTTGAGTAGCATGCCAGGAAATTCGATTTCAAAGATTGAAGAGCGGAAGTTGGCCATTATTAAAGAGCAGGATTCGGAGGATATGTCAAATATCGACATGCCTATTTTGTACATATTTAAGAAGATTATACATACAGTGTTTCTTATCCCAGCGGTGTTACTCGTAGCAATAATATCACCGGATGAGTCTCAATTTTTCATATTCTCTAGTTTCATCTCTATGTTACTGGATCCTTTGTTTCTGTACATTCCTCTCATCAAAGAGGAGACTAAGTGCCTCATGTTGGACAAGAAGTTGATGATAGCAGCTCTTATTCTGCGAATCGTCACAGATCTTCGCTATGTAATGAAAATAGGCTCTAAGATTAAAAAGTGGCGGGGATCTCCTAAGGAAATAGCTGGGAGCATCGCAACTGACGTTGTCGCTATTCTTCCTATTCCACAAGTAAGATCAATAACACTTTCTGGCGTAGCTAAATTGTTTCTTAATCCATATCTGATAAATGTTCTGTAATATCTGCAGGTTGTCGTCTTAGTTTTCCTTCCGAGAATGAGGAGCTCTGGATCTTTGAGTATAATGAAGTTTCTCAACTCGCTTATTCTATTCCAATATCTACAACGAGTTTATCCTATCTATAGATACTGCAAGAATCTTAACAAGAAGATACATTTGTCGAGTGCTCCTACACGGGCTTGGATACCAAGTTTATTCAATATTCTCATTTACATCCTTGCCAGTTATGTAAGTTTGCTTCCTacctcaaaatatatatatatatatatatatataatattttttagtTATATCCCACCTCAATATATTTACTCCCTaagtaatatatttttttcccaacCAAAGAGTAATATATTTGTTAATGGATTATATCATCATAATGaataatagtaggtaagtagttCACATCCAAGATTGATACATGTGAATCcttaaaaattaataatgatATGTAAAAATTCATCGATGAAGAGAGACATTGTCTTTATTTTGTTAAATTTgtcaacaaaaaaagaagagaaaaggaatTGTTAAAACCTAAATGAACCATATCTTACTGAAAACTAACTAAACTGAATAGATGAAGCATGTTTAATTCGGTGACGATGCTGGTTCTAAACCAAAATCAATCGATATTTAGAATTTAATAGAATCCCTCTAATTTTGTAGAAAATGAGATTTGAACCCCTCTCCTATCCATACCAATTTTATCTTTAACCTTAACCATCATGCCACAATTTTCTATTGTCGTGTATTTACTAACTCTAACCCGGTCAGCaacaatttcagattttgaaaaCTGACATTAATTGGTTTACTATCGGTACCAACTTAAAATCGCCGGTAATTGTTCCAAAGCCCGGCTTACTTTTAGGGAGCCTTAaattactattattattgtttttacGAGCATGCTCAAAATGTTAGGGAGCAGTAAATTATTATTGTCTTCAAAAagtaatatataacaaaatgaaCGAAAGAATATGAAGCCGCGGTTGAAATTTGAGGTTCAAATAGTATCAATTGACTTAAAATTTAGGTACTGTTTATGAATTTTACATGTTTCTTCATTTATTAGGTACTAGGGACGTTTTGGTATTTTTTCTCTATCCAACGAGAGATAGACTGTTGGGAATATGCTTGCCAAAGTGAAAAAGGATGCGAGTTTAGCACTCATTGTGATGCCAATACATTCAGAAATGTTACATTGCTAAAACTTGCTTGCCCTATAAATCCACCGAATGCGGCAACATTTGATTTCGGTATATTTCTTTATGCTCTTCAGTCCGGTGTGCAAGAGTCAACAAACGTACCACAAAAGTTATTGTTATGTTTCTCGTGGGGCCTACGAAATTTGAGGTTTGCACTTTGCACTTCTCTTATATAACCCTTCT
Above is a genomic segment from Rosa chinensis cultivar Old Blush chromosome 3, RchiOBHm-V2, whole genome shotgun sequence containing:
- the LOC112194966 gene encoding cyclic nucleotide-gated ion channel 1 isoform X3, with amino-acid sequence MASSAKFQNNCPLQLNDSVQVEMGEVSIDHASMPGNSISKIEERKLAIIKEQDSEDMSNIDMPILYIFKKIIHTVFLIPAVLLVAIISPDESQFFIFSSFISMLLDPLFLYIPLIKEETKCLMLDKKLMIAALILRIVTDLRYVMKIGSKIKKWRGSPKEIAGSIATDVVAILPIPQVVVLVFLPRMRSSGSLSIMKFLNSLILFQYLQRVYPIYRYCKNLNKKIHLSSAPTRAWIPSLFNILIYILASYVLGTFWYFFSIQREIDCWEYACQSEKGCEFSTHCDANTFRNVTLLKLACPINPPNAATFDFGIFLYALQSGVQESTNVPQKLLLCFSWGLRNLSSFASNLNTSTYGWETLFVVAISISGLVLFIYFLGHVQTFMQVAGKSERSRQKWKKILEPKIESMLSEYDLPAKVKKSIDYVVKKKDLEDPDLLLENMSSIFTFKREVDDQTLLAELTSIRHSLFLEKLKRVVLA
- the LOC112194966 gene encoding cyclic nucleotide-gated ion channel 1 isoform X2; translation: MASSAKFQNNCPLQLNDSVQVEMGEVSIDHASMPGNSISKIEERKLAIIKEQDSEDMSNIDMPILYIFKKIIHTVFLIPAVLLVAIISPDESQFFIFSSFISMLLDPLFLYIPLIKEETKCLMLDKKLMIAALILRIVTDLRYVMKIGSKIKKWRGSPKEIAGSIATDVVAILPIPQVVVLVFLPRMRSSGSLSIMKFLNSLILFQYLQRVYPIYRYCKNLNKKIHLSSAPTRAWIPSLFNILIYILASYVLGTFWYFFSIQREIDCWEYACQSEKGCEFSTHCDANTFRNVTLLKLACPINPPNAATFDFGIFLYALQSGVQESTNVPQKLLLCFSWGLRNLSSFASNLNTSTYGWETLFVVAISISGLVLFIYFLGHVQTFMQVAGKSERSRQKWKKILEPKIESMLSEYDLPAKVKKSIDYVVKKKDLEDPDLLLENMSSIFTFKREVDDQTLLAELTSIRHSLFLEKLKRVLHRPGTCMNDMVLKEICKHLDPVIYPKGSYIIHEGEPLDMMFFITQGIALEYTTDRSITTSRLEKGDCYGEELILSWAATATTSFSDLPNSGSTVKAHKNVEIFAIQAADLQRVLSQPSSQYSSNEVTHAAETKVIQSVLSQLRDLLIKPRWLTLG
- the LOC112194966 gene encoding cyclic nucleotide-gated ion channel 1 isoform X1 — its product is MASSAKFQNNCPLQLNDSVQVEMGEVSIDHASMPGNSISKIEERKLAIIKEQDSEDMSNIDMPILYIFKKIIHTVFLIPAVLLVAIISPDESQFFIFSSFISMLLDPLFLYIPLIKEETKCLMLDKKLMIAALILRIVTDLRYVMKIGSKIKKWRGSPKEIAGSIATDVVAILPIPQVVVLVFLPRMRSSGSLSIMKFLNSLILFQYLQRVYPIYRYCKNLNKKIHLSSAPTRAWIPSLFNILIYILASYVLGTFWYFFSIQREIDCWEYACQSEKGCEFSTHCDANTFRNVTLLKLACPINPPNAATFDFGIFLYALQSGVQESTNVPQKLLLCFSWGLRNLSSFASNLNTSTYGWETLFVVAISISGLVLFIYFLGHVQTFMQVAGKSERSRQKWKKILEPKIESMLSEYDLPAKVKKSIDYVVKKKDLEDPDLLLENMSSIFTFKREVDDQTLLAELTSIRHSLFLEKLKRVVLHRPGTCMNDMVLKEICKHLDPVIYPKGSYIIHEGEPLDMMFFITQGIALEYTTDRSITTSRLEKGDCYGEELILSWAATATTSFSDLPNSGSTVKAHKNVEIFAIQAADLQRVLSQPSSQYSSNEVTHAAETKVIQSVLSQLRDLLIKPRWLTLG